Proteins encoded by one window of Serratia nevei:
- the flhC gene encoding flagellar transcriptional regulator FlhC: MMVEKSIVQEAKDIQLAMELISLGARLQMLESETQLSRGRLIKLYKELRGSPPPKGMLPFSTDWFMTWEQNIHSSMFYNAYLFLMKSGQCSGVEAVIKAYRLYLEQCPQQAGDAPLLALTRAWTLVRFVDSGMLQLSACSCCGGAFITHAHQPLNGFICSLCQPPSRAVKRRKLSPQLADIIPQLLDEQVKRAI; the protein is encoded by the coding sequence ATGATGGTTGAGAAAAGTATTGTTCAAGAAGCCAAGGACATTCAGCTCGCCATGGAGCTGATTTCACTGGGAGCCCGTTTGCAGATGCTGGAGAGCGAAACCCAGCTCAGCCGCGGGCGCTTGATTAAACTTTATAAGGAGTTGCGCGGTAGCCCGCCGCCAAAAGGGATGTTGCCGTTCTCAACCGACTGGTTTATGACCTGGGAACAGAATATTCACTCGTCGATGTTTTACAACGCCTACCTGTTTCTGATGAAAAGCGGGCAGTGCAGCGGGGTCGAAGCGGTGATTAAAGCCTATCGCCTCTATCTGGAGCAGTGCCCCCAGCAGGCCGGCGATGCGCCGCTGCTGGCGCTGACCCGTGCCTGGACGCTGGTGCGTTTCGTCGACAGCGGCATGCTGCAGCTTTCCGCCTGCAGCTGCTGTGGCGGCGCATTTATCACCCACGCGCACCAGCCGCTGAACGGTTTCATCTGCAGTTTATGCCAACCCCCATCCCGCGCCGTAAAAAGACGTAAACTTTCGCCGCAACTGGCCGATATTATTCCTCAACTGCTGGACGAGCAGGTCAAACGCGCCATTTGA
- the flhD gene encoding flagellar transcriptional regulator FlhD: MGTSELLKHIYDINLSYLLLAQRLINDEKASAMFRLGIDETMADALAQLTLPQMVKLAETNQLVCHFRFNDHQTIERLTKESRVDDLQQIHTGILLSSHLLQELSSKDASPTKKRA, translated from the coding sequence ATGGGTACGTCTGAATTACTTAAGCATATTTATGACATCAATTTGTCATATTTACTTTTAGCACAGCGTTTGATCAACGATGAAAAAGCGTCCGCGATGTTCCGCCTTGGTATCGATGAAACCATGGCCGACGCGTTGGCGCAGCTGACTTTACCGCAAATGGTCAAACTGGCCGAGACCAACCAGCTGGTTTGCCACTTCCGCTTTAACGATCACCAGACCATCGAACGCCTGACCAAAGAGTCGCGCGTCGACGATCTGCAACAAATCCATACCGGCATTTTGCTATCAAGCCATTTACTGCAAGAGCTATCGAGTAAAGACGCTAGCCCGACGAAGAAAAGAGCCTGA
- the ydgT gene encoding transcription modulator YdgT produces the protein MTDTLEYLLTFRKCSSLDSLEKVYDKLNYSIENDTEMSNMYRAADHRRAELVAGKLFDLGKVPKTLWAQVL, from the coding sequence ATGACCGATACGCTCGAATATTTGCTGACATTCCGTAAATGCTCCTCTTTGGACAGCCTGGAAAAGGTGTACGACAAACTGAACTATTCCATTGAAAATGATACAGAAATGAGCAACATGTACCGCGCCGCCGACCACCGTCGCGCCGAGCTGGTTGCCGGTAAATTGTTCGATCTGGGCAAGGTGCCGAAAACGCTGTGGGCGCAGGTGCTTTAA
- the uspC gene encoding universal stress protein UspC encodes MGYQNVLVTVAVAPDSHRLVEKAVSIVRPYAGNITLLSTLANPEMYNNFAGPMLGDLRTLMEEETRLFMEELRQRAGYPIADMLIVHGELGDSLEYASRSRPFDLLLCGNHRDGMMNKVSCSAARFINISHIDVLIVPL; translated from the coding sequence ATGGGGTATCAAAACGTTCTGGTCACCGTCGCCGTCGCGCCTGACAGCCACCGCCTGGTGGAAAAGGCCGTCTCTATCGTCCGCCCCTACGCCGGCAACATCACCCTGTTAAGCACCCTCGCCAACCCGGAAATGTACAACAATTTCGCCGGGCCGATGCTGGGCGATTTGCGCACGCTGATGGAGGAGGAAACCCGGCTGTTTATGGAAGAGCTGCGTCAACGCGCCGGTTACCCGATTGCTGATATGCTGATCGTGCACGGCGAACTGGGTGACAGCCTGGAATACGCCAGCCGCAGCAGGCCGTTCGACCTGCTGCTGTGCGGCAATCACCGCGACGGCATGATGAACAAAGTCTCCTGTTCCGCCGCCCGCTTCATCAATATCAGCCATATTGACGTACTGATCGTCCCGCTCTAA
- a CDS encoding NADP-dependent oxidoreductase, producing the protein MSPSQQNRRFLLASRPHGEPTAANFRLDTVPVPQPGAGQLLLRTVYLSLDPYMRGRMSDAPSYAPPVEIGQVMVGGTVSRVAVSQHPDFNVGDWVLGYDGWQDYALSDGSGLRNLGPHLPHPSRLLGVLGMPGFTAYMGLLDIGQPQAGETLVVAAASGAVGSVVGQIGKLKGCRVVGVAGGAEKCRYVVEELGFDACIDHRAPDFAEQLAAACPQGIDIYYENVGGAVFDAVLPLLNAKARIPVCGIIAHYNATGLPAGPDRLPLLEGLILRKRIRMQGFIIFDDYGSRFDEFLQQMSSWVEQGKIKFREDIVDGLEQAPQAFIGLLQGKNFGKLVIRVADE; encoded by the coding sequence ATGTCCCCTTCTCAACAGAACCGCCGCTTCCTGCTGGCCTCGCGCCCCCACGGCGAACCGACGGCGGCGAACTTTCGTCTCGACACCGTCCCCGTGCCGCAGCCCGGCGCGGGACAGCTGTTGTTGCGTACCGTTTATCTGTCGCTGGATCCTTATATGCGCGGGCGCATGAGCGATGCCCCTTCTTATGCGCCGCCGGTCGAGATCGGTCAGGTGATGGTGGGTGGCACGGTCTCGCGCGTGGCGGTCTCACAGCATCCCGACTTCAACGTCGGCGATTGGGTGCTGGGTTATGACGGCTGGCAGGATTATGCCCTGTCCGACGGCAGCGGCCTGCGCAACCTCGGCCCGCACCTGCCGCACCCTTCCCGCCTGCTGGGCGTGCTGGGCATGCCAGGGTTTACCGCTTACATGGGGTTACTCGATATCGGCCAACCGCAGGCGGGTGAAACGCTGGTGGTGGCCGCCGCCAGCGGGGCAGTCGGTTCGGTGGTCGGCCAAATCGGGAAGCTGAAAGGCTGCCGCGTTGTCGGCGTTGCCGGCGGAGCGGAAAAGTGCCGCTATGTGGTGGAAGAATTGGGTTTCGACGCCTGCATCGATCACCGCGCGCCCGACTTTGCCGAGCAATTGGCCGCTGCCTGCCCGCAGGGCATCGACATCTATTATGAAAACGTCGGCGGTGCGGTGTTCGACGCTGTGTTGCCGCTGTTGAACGCCAAAGCCCGCATTCCGGTCTGCGGCATCATTGCCCATTACAATGCCACCGGATTACCCGCCGGGCCGGACCGTTTGCCGCTGCTGGAGGGGCTGATCCTGCGTAAACGCATTCGTATGCAAGGCTTTATCATCTTCGACGACTACGGCTCTCGCTTTGATGAGTTCCTGCAACAGATGAGCAGTTGGGTCGAGCAGGGGAAAATCAAGTTCCGCGAGGACATCGTCGACGGGCTGGAACAGGCGCCGCAGGCGTTTATCGGTCTGCTGCAGGGCAAGAACTTCGGCAAACTGGTGATCCGCGTCGCCGACGAGTAA
- the pcp gene encoding pyroglutamyl-peptidase I has protein sequence MNKVLVTGIEPFDGDAVNPSWQVAQALAGEQIAGAEIAVLELPCVLGQANLQLIAAIEALQPLAVICLGLAGGRAEISLERVAINLIDARIPDNAGKQPIDVPVVAGGPVGYFSTLPVKAAVQQLRRQGIPAGVSYTAGTYNCNHIFYGLRHYLETQHAKVRGGFVHIPYSHTLAAAHPGKPSMALATMVEAVRTIVQVTLTVEEDARFGDGAVH, from the coding sequence ATGAACAAAGTCTTGGTTACCGGCATTGAGCCGTTCGATGGTGACGCGGTGAACCCTTCCTGGCAGGTCGCGCAGGCATTGGCCGGTGAGCAGATCGCCGGCGCGGAGATCGCGGTGCTCGAGCTGCCCTGCGTATTGGGCCAGGCCAATCTGCAGTTGATCGCTGCGATCGAGGCATTGCAGCCGCTGGCGGTGATTTGTCTGGGGCTGGCCGGAGGCCGTGCCGAGATATCGCTGGAACGGGTGGCCATCAATCTGATCGATGCCCGCATTCCCGACAATGCCGGTAAGCAGCCGATCGACGTACCGGTCGTCGCCGGCGGGCCAGTGGGCTATTTCAGTACGCTGCCCGTCAAGGCCGCGGTGCAGCAGCTGCGCCGGCAGGGGATCCCGGCGGGGGTGTCTTATACGGCAGGCACTTATAACTGCAACCATATCTTTTACGGTCTGCGGCACTATCTGGAGACGCAGCACGCGAAGGTCAGGGGGGGATTCGTGCATATTCCGTACAGCCACACGCTGGCGGCGGCGCATCCGGGCAAGCCGAGTATGGCGCTGGCGACGATGGTGGAAGCGGTGCGCACTATCGTGCAGGTGACGCTGACGGTAGAGGAGGATGCGCGATTCGGCGACGGTGCCGTGCATTAA
- a CDS encoding LysR family transcriptional regulator, which yields MNLANVDLNLLVVFEALYQTRNVTAAGRRLNRAQPSVSNALARLRTLLNDPLFVRSGGGMAPTPRAHQLMPQIRQVLEQIHLALAPPARFDPATAGQRRFTLAAGDYADILLLPAIISRLRQTAPGIDIRVSRLDRHNIYRQLDRGEVDIALGGHLSGTESHYVRTLFEEHLVCIASRSHPQLADGRWDLARYLSLPHGLYAPADDGSARGLVDRRLAEIGGQRRVAVTFSHIVALPAVVADSDLIATLAASVARRFSDPQRVRFLPLPDELAIAPFPIELIAGRQVQRDPALIWLCELIGQIPFNFCPA from the coding sequence ATGAATTTAGCCAACGTCGATCTCAACTTGCTGGTGGTGTTCGAGGCGTTGTATCAGACGCGCAACGTGACCGCCGCAGGCCGGCGTCTCAACCGCGCCCAGCCCTCCGTCAGCAATGCCTTGGCGCGGCTGCGCACGCTGCTGAACGATCCGCTGTTTGTTCGCAGTGGCGGCGGCATGGCGCCCACGCCGCGCGCCCATCAGCTTATGCCGCAGATACGGCAGGTGCTTGAACAGATCCACCTGGCATTGGCACCCCCTGCCCGTTTCGATCCGGCCACCGCCGGGCAACGGCGCTTTACGCTGGCGGCCGGCGACTATGCCGATATCTTACTGTTGCCCGCCATCATCAGCCGGTTGCGTCAGACAGCGCCCGGCATTGATATTCGCGTTTCGCGCTTGGATCGTCACAATATTTACCGGCAGCTGGATCGTGGCGAGGTGGACATCGCGCTGGGAGGGCATCTTTCCGGTACGGAAAGCCACTATGTGCGCACGTTGTTTGAAGAGCATCTGGTGTGCATCGCCAGCCGTTCGCACCCACAGCTGGCGGATGGCCGCTGGGATCTGGCGCGCTATCTCAGCCTGCCGCACGGGCTGTACGCACCGGCCGACGACGGCTCTGCCAGAGGATTGGTCGACCGTCGCCTGGCGGAAATCGGCGGCCAGCGGCGCGTCGCCGTAACCTTTTCGCATATTGTCGCTCTGCCGGCCGTGGTCGCCGACAGCGATCTGATCGCCACCCTGGCCGCCAGCGTGGCTCGACGCTTTTCCGATCCGCAACGCGTACGTTTTCTCCCGCTGCCCGACGAGTTGGCCATCGCCCCCTTTCCCATTGAACTGATCGCCGGCCGGCAGGTGCAACGCGACCCGGCCTTAATCTGGCTCTGCGAACTGATCGGCCAAATTCCCTTCAATTTCTGCCCGGCTTAA
- a CDS encoding type VI secretion system Vgr family protein, which produces MDRLIIAHTPLPAHQLLFRSLSGEEKLAGLFEFDVELLSPDNRLDLKALLGQKITLELRGNPLAPRYLNGNITRMTLSGREAGGNRYYIYRAVLRPTLWYLTQNRDFRIYQEKTVPDILTQVLGQYQVKIDNRLSYDYRIWGYCVQYQESDFDFISRLMEHEGIYYYFTHQQDGHTLVLADAPSAHQELAGYASIPYQLAEGGLVENKDSINSWSVSDAITPSLYSLDDYDFRKPRARLLEARQNPASFAQDKAEVFDWPGRYTDHAHGQFYVKVRQQEFEAQHEQMSGEGSSQGIAPGYRFQLTQAPRTEDNQAYLVVSAHYFMQENSYASNDNDAGEQRTEFQVVPAGINWRPARTTPWPKTHGPQTAEVVGPEGESIWTDKYGRVKLKFRWDRHGNGNETSSCWVRVSSAWAGWKYGGIQIPRVGEEVVVDFINGDPDRPIITGRVYNEDSMPPWDLPGDATKMGFMSRSKGGGTDNASFLFLEDAPGNESFDMHAERNMNMTVENDKNVNIDGSRTTTIGRLQDDTVTGDATFLYKAKRTTTVNGLETANLNAHQTVNIKGGRDLTIIDGGDKINITGNQSFKLDGAQTQDITQTQHVTVKGNQTLDITEGQQTSTINKGQTVNITAGGQHTTITAGGQTTTVTAGGQTLTVEAGGQTTDITGNVKETYKNDQQTTISGSLTITAKTINITSEDGVSISAPTWKDNCHGYKWTAIGANLALTGLSVKHTMFDVSHNPLSISKTNFKLSNDPMTFTQLGALITNGSLRLSSKALAIFL; this is translated from the coding sequence ATGGATCGCCTTATCATTGCGCACACGCCTTTGCCCGCCCATCAGCTGTTGTTCCGAAGCCTTTCCGGTGAGGAAAAACTGGCCGGGCTGTTCGAATTCGACGTCGAGCTGCTCAGCCCCGACAATCGGCTCGATCTGAAAGCACTGCTGGGACAAAAAATCACGCTGGAGCTGCGGGGCAATCCGTTGGCGCCGCGTTATCTCAACGGCAATATCACGCGCATGACGCTCTCCGGAAGAGAAGCCGGCGGCAACCGTTACTATATCTACCGCGCCGTGCTGCGCCCCACGCTGTGGTATCTGACGCAAAACCGCGACTTTCGCATCTACCAGGAAAAGACCGTTCCCGACATCCTGACTCAGGTGCTGGGGCAGTATCAGGTGAAAATCGATAATCGCCTGAGCTACGACTACCGCATCTGGGGATACTGCGTGCAGTACCAGGAGAGCGATTTCGACTTCATCAGCCGCCTGATGGAACACGAAGGCATCTATTACTATTTCACGCACCAGCAAGACGGCCATACGCTGGTGCTGGCTGATGCGCCGTCGGCACATCAGGAACTCGCCGGCTACGCCAGCATTCCCTATCAGCTCGCGGAAGGCGGCCTGGTGGAAAATAAAGACAGCATCAACAGCTGGAGCGTCTCGGACGCCATTACGCCCAGCCTGTATAGCCTGGACGACTACGATTTTCGCAAACCGCGCGCGCGGTTGCTGGAGGCCCGGCAGAATCCCGCCTCGTTCGCGCAGGACAAAGCCGAAGTGTTCGACTGGCCCGGGCGTTATACCGATCACGCCCACGGCCAGTTTTACGTCAAGGTTCGCCAGCAGGAGTTCGAAGCGCAGCATGAACAGATGAGCGGCGAAGGCAGTTCGCAGGGCATTGCCCCCGGCTACCGTTTCCAACTGACCCAGGCGCCGCGCACGGAAGACAACCAGGCCTACCTGGTCGTCAGCGCGCATTACTTCATGCAGGAAAACAGCTACGCCAGCAATGATAACGACGCCGGCGAGCAACGTACCGAATTTCAGGTCGTCCCGGCGGGCATCAACTGGCGCCCCGCGCGCACCACGCCCTGGCCGAAAACCCATGGCCCGCAAACCGCCGAAGTGGTTGGCCCGGAAGGCGAAAGCATCTGGACCGATAAATATGGCCGGGTGAAACTCAAGTTCCGTTGGGATCGCCACGGCAACGGCAATGAAACCAGCTCCTGCTGGGTGCGCGTCTCCAGCGCCTGGGCCGGCTGGAAATACGGCGGGATCCAGATCCCGCGTGTGGGTGAGGAAGTGGTGGTCGACTTTATCAACGGCGATCCGGATCGCCCGATCATCACCGGCCGCGTTTACAACGAAGACAGCATGCCACCGTGGGATCTGCCCGGCGACGCCACCAAAATGGGCTTTATGAGCCGCAGCAAAGGCGGCGGCACCGACAACGCCAGCTTCCTGTTCCTGGAAGACGCGCCCGGCAACGAATCTTTCGACATGCACGCCGAACGCAACATGAATATGACGGTGGAAAACGACAAGAACGTCAATATTGACGGCAGTCGCACCACCACCATCGGCCGCCTGCAGGACGACACCGTCACCGGCGACGCCACATTCCTGTACAAAGCAAAACGCACCACCACCGTCAATGGGCTCGAAACCGCCAACCTGAACGCTCACCAGACGGTGAACATCAAAGGCGGCCGCGACCTGACGATTATCGACGGCGGCGATAAGATCAACATCACCGGCAATCAGTCTTTCAAGCTTGACGGCGCGCAGACGCAAGACATCACGCAGACGCAACATGTGACGGTGAAAGGCAATCAGACCCTCGACATTACCGAGGGGCAACAGACCAGCACCATCAACAAGGGGCAGACGGTCAACATCACCGCCGGCGGCCAGCACACCACCATCACCGCCGGCGGGCAAACCACTACGGTCACCGCGGGCGGTCAAACGCTGACGGTGGAGGCTGGCGGCCAGACCACCGATATCACGGGGAATGTCAAAGAAACCTACAAAAACGATCAGCAAACGACCATTAGCGGTTCGCTCACCATCACGGCAAAAACCATCAACATTACCAGCGAGGACGGCGTGTCTATTTCGGCGCCCACCTGGAAAGACAACTGCCATGGCTATAAGTGGACCGCGATAGGCGCCAACCTTGCCTTAACGGGGCTGAGCGTCAAGCACACGATGTTCGATGTTTCCCATAACCCGCTTTCAATCAGCAAAACCAATTTCAAGCTAAGCAACGATCCCATGACGTTCACGCAGCTTGGGGCCTTAATAACCAACGGTTCTTTGCGATTGAGCAGCAAGGCGTTGGCGATCTTTTTATAA
- a CDS encoding DUF3592 domain-containing protein, translating into MSKAKNIFTVIGLILLAPILSLVGFFKFITVDIWGYFKHIGSSLSVMENGVSASGQIVSIRQTNLWDGNRPVCEVEIKYIAQDGKNHTAVAKGPISVVDLPRYQPGHFTAIKYDPKNPKKAVIEELSRL; encoded by the coding sequence ATGTCAAAAGCCAAAAATATCTTCACCGTCATCGGTTTGATTTTATTGGCCCCTATCCTCAGCCTGGTGGGTTTTTTCAAATTCATCACGGTCGATATCTGGGGCTATTTCAAGCATATCGGTTCTTCTCTCAGCGTGATGGAAAACGGCGTTTCCGCCTCCGGGCAAATCGTCAGCATTCGCCAGACCAATCTCTGGGACGGCAACCGACCGGTCTGTGAAGTCGAGATCAAGTACATCGCCCAAGACGGAAAGAACCATACGGCGGTGGCGAAAGGCCCGATCAGCGTCGTGGATCTGCCGCGATATCAGCCGGGTCATTTCACCGCGATAAAGTACGACCCGAAGAACCCCAAGAAAGCGGTGATCGAAGAGCTTTCCCGGCTTTGA
- a CDS encoding DUF2169 domain-containing protein, with protein sequence MKVVKPLRLSALHRPFSWQGQNHLGVSVLALADMGASPRLRPEPELWQLAAEELTLSGGVLDLAIPKACAEFLATGNAYTHHQQDKTACAVKIQLDSLEKTLVVFGDRHWINDRPSTPLPFAEMRLDWRRAYGGTQFADNPHGIGATPETFPQGRIHRLPNVESLQGRLTSPRHSTQPASFDALDITWPRRFSRIGKNYDADWLKNGFPGFANDIDWRLFNMADGDQQFAQRDTLPPQAAYRIWNMHPSEPMQQGHLPPWRARCFINRLRGGEAHFGEITMRHTTVWFFPHREQMLLIYQGSLPINEDDAADVMQLMPALEIEGKSRSVAHYRQVLDQRLDKEHGALHAFREKDLLPECCIGPWLDTETPTQQSPMVENIAAYEHHQREQHRQRLQREGRDIDDMFPAPPAEPMPSLERLAEFVDGMEQRAEAHYREILDGAQANGIDIDGPGPADLSGAESYQQQRDQLFQQARQRPDAFSDKQLGESERALHQMYLMSAQAQNPALRLSGDLAQIIRQRVTAAMQRDKDLSGLDLTGADLSGMDLSHATLRGTLLENANLRQTRLVGCDLREAMLARADLSGAVLQQADLSHASLALAKCEATDFVGAQLHETNIQQTLFQRCDFTMASLRDLLGYETLLGQCDFNRATLANITLMELQLEQLIFSHARLDKVSFIKCRLLAVNFDRARLESCAWVDTETQSLSFRAARLTACAFAAKTLLPQADFSDATLNQCNLRQMPLQRANFSRARFDNCDLSETRLNEADFRQANGSGSLFIRSDLSQANLRDANFIAAILQKCVLSGADLQGTNLFRADLSQSQVDRATRLDGAYTARVKTLPRHNGKEV encoded by the coding sequence ATGAAAGTCGTAAAACCTCTGCGCCTCAGCGCGCTTCATCGCCCCTTCTCTTGGCAAGGGCAAAATCATCTGGGCGTTTCCGTTTTGGCCTTGGCCGATATGGGGGCTTCCCCGCGCCTGCGCCCCGAACCGGAGCTGTGGCAGCTGGCTGCCGAAGAGCTCACGTTGAGCGGCGGCGTGCTCGACCTGGCTATCCCGAAAGCCTGTGCGGAGTTTCTCGCCACCGGCAACGCCTACACCCACCATCAGCAAGACAAAACCGCCTGCGCCGTGAAGATCCAGCTGGATTCGCTGGAGAAAACGCTGGTGGTTTTCGGCGATCGCCATTGGATCAACGATCGTCCCTCCACTCCCCTTCCTTTTGCAGAAATGCGTCTGGACTGGCGCCGGGCTTACGGCGGCACCCAGTTCGCCGATAATCCACACGGCATCGGCGCCACTCCAGAAACATTTCCGCAAGGCCGTATCCATCGCCTACCCAATGTCGAATCACTGCAGGGGCGCCTTACGTCGCCTCGGCATAGCACGCAACCGGCAAGCTTTGACGCGTTGGATATCACCTGGCCGCGTCGCTTCTCCCGCATTGGTAAAAACTACGACGCCGACTGGTTGAAAAACGGCTTTCCCGGCTTCGCCAACGACATCGACTGGCGCCTGTTCAACATGGCGGACGGCGATCAGCAGTTTGCCCAGCGCGACACTCTGCCGCCCCAAGCCGCCTACCGGATATGGAACATGCATCCGTCGGAGCCGATGCAGCAAGGGCATTTACCGCCGTGGCGCGCACGCTGCTTCATCAACCGGCTGCGCGGCGGCGAAGCACATTTCGGGGAAATCACGATGCGCCACACCACCGTGTGGTTCTTTCCCCATCGCGAACAAATGCTGTTGATCTACCAGGGCAGCCTTCCCATCAATGAAGACGATGCCGCAGACGTCATGCAGCTCATGCCGGCGCTGGAAATTGAGGGTAAAAGCCGCAGCGTCGCTCATTATCGGCAGGTGCTCGATCAGCGGCTTGATAAAGAGCATGGCGCTCTGCACGCTTTTCGTGAAAAAGATTTGCTGCCGGAGTGCTGTATCGGCCCCTGGCTGGATACGGAAACGCCGACGCAGCAAAGCCCGATGGTGGAAAACATCGCCGCCTACGAACATCACCAACGCGAACAACACCGCCAACGTCTGCAGCGCGAAGGCCGAGACATCGACGACATGTTCCCCGCGCCGCCAGCGGAACCGATGCCCTCTTTGGAGAGGTTGGCCGAGTTTGTCGACGGCATGGAACAGCGCGCTGAAGCGCATTACCGTGAAATCCTTGATGGCGCGCAGGCAAACGGCATTGATATTGACGGCCCAGGCCCCGCCGACCTTTCCGGCGCGGAAAGCTACCAACAACAGCGCGACCAGCTGTTTCAACAGGCGCGTCAACGTCCCGATGCGTTTAGCGACAAGCAGCTGGGGGAAAGCGAGCGCGCGCTGCACCAGATGTATTTAATGTCGGCACAGGCGCAAAACCCGGCGCTGCGTTTAAGCGGCGATCTGGCGCAAATCATTCGCCAACGCGTCACCGCTGCGATGCAGCGCGATAAAGATCTCAGCGGCCTGGACCTTACCGGCGCCGATCTGTCCGGCATGGACCTCAGCCATGCCACCTTGCGCGGCACGTTGCTGGAAAACGCCAATCTGCGCCAAACCCGGTTGGTGGGCTGTGACCTGCGCGAGGCGATGTTGGCGCGCGCCGATCTCAGCGGCGCCGTCTTGCAGCAGGCGGATCTGAGCCACGCCTCTTTGGCCCTGGCGAAATGCGAAGCGACGGATTTCGTTGGCGCGCAGCTGCACGAAACCAACATTCAACAAACCTTGTTTCAACGCTGCGATTTCACGATGGCGTCATTGCGCGATTTGCTGGGATACGAAACCTTGCTCGGGCAGTGTGACTTCAACCGCGCCACGCTGGCCAACATTACGTTGATGGAACTGCAGCTGGAGCAGCTGATATTCAGCCACGCCCGGCTCGACAAAGTCAGCTTCATCAAATGCCGGCTGCTGGCGGTGAACTTCGATCGGGCGCGGCTGGAGAGCTGCGCCTGGGTTGATACCGAGACGCAAAGCCTCAGCTTCCGCGCCGCACGCCTCACCGCCTGCGCCTTCGCAGCGAAGACGCTGTTGCCGCAGGCGGATTTCAGCGACGCGACGCTGAACCAGTGCAATTTGCGCCAAATGCCGTTGCAGCGGGCTAATTTCAGCCGTGCGCGCTTTGATAACTGTGACCTGTCGGAAACCCGGCTGAACGAGGCCGATTTCCGTCAGGCCAACGGCAGCGGTAGCCTGTTCATTCGCAGCGATCTGTCCCAGGCCAACCTGCGCGACGCCAATTTCATCGCGGCGATCCTGCAAAAATGCGTGCTGTCAGGCGCCGACCTGCAGGGCACCAATCTGTTCCGGGCCGATTTGTCGCAGTCGCAGGTGGATCGGGCGACCCGGCTCGACGGTGCCTATACCGCCAGGGTGAAAACATTGCCTCGCCATAACGGGAAGGAAGTATGA
- a CDS encoding pentapeptide repeat-containing protein: MTSKPEQIRQRVKRGELIAGEDLHGLSFAGMDLAGGMFNKLNLSGVNFSDCDLRDSVFSDCRLEHAQFARANLKQTAFNQCAMPGGRFCESHIELTMFNDCRLEQSDFSRLPLNQSHWMSCQLAGANFSATQHDRTTFYESPLDGAALNHARLSLVTFFRLNLCETEFEGVDFDRVTFFECDHRGKSYAGQRLIACQFTDNQLDDVDFSQATLRQSNFKGASLRRANLTGVQAQQSLWLEANLTQAQCRSGQFDQAIFSEATLDAANFSQARLYQCVFQRSRAARCDFSDSDLTYADFCYADIGAADFRRARFMRTRMHRAHQQQTRWGDRSGILERDEELYAAETWSAQRQSRI, encoded by the coding sequence ATGACCTCAAAACCTGAGCAGATACGCCAGCGCGTGAAACGCGGCGAGCTGATTGCCGGTGAGGATTTGCACGGCCTGTCATTCGCCGGTATGGATTTGGCCGGCGGCATGTTCAACAAGTTGAACCTGAGCGGCGTGAACTTCTCCGATTGCGATCTGCGCGACAGCGTCTTCAGCGATTGCCGACTCGAACACGCGCAATTTGCACGAGCAAACCTGAAGCAAACGGCCTTCAATCAGTGCGCCATGCCGGGCGGCCGCTTCTGCGAGAGCCATATCGAACTGACGATGTTCAACGACTGCCGGCTTGAACAGAGCGACTTCAGCCGGCTGCCGCTCAATCAAAGCCACTGGATGTCATGCCAATTGGCCGGCGCGAACTTTTCCGCCACTCAGCACGATCGCACCACCTTTTACGAAAGCCCGCTCGACGGCGCCGCGTTGAATCATGCGCGGCTATCCCTTGTCACGTTCTTTCGATTAAACCTCTGTGAAACCGAGTTTGAAGGGGTAGATTTCGACCGCGTCACGTTTTTCGAATGTGACCATCGCGGCAAAAGTTACGCCGGGCAGCGCCTCATCGCCTGCCAGTTTACCGATAACCAACTGGACGACGTCGATTTCAGCCAGGCGACGCTGCGCCAGAGCAATTTCAAGGGCGCTTCGCTGCGGCGTGCCAACCTGACGGGCGTGCAAGCGCAGCAGTCGCTGTGGCTGGAGGCCAATTTGACTCAGGCGCAGTGCCGCAGCGGGCAGTTCGATCAGGCGATCTTCAGCGAAGCGACGCTGGATGCCGCCAACTTCAGCCAGGCGCGCCTGTATCAATGCGTGTTCCAGCGCAGCCGTGCGGCACGCTGTGATTTCAGCGACAGCGACCTGACCTACGCCGATTTCTGTTATGCCGACATCGGCGCCGCCGATTTCCGGCGCGCGCGCTTTATGCGCACCCGCATGCACCGCGCCCACCAGCAGCAAACGCGCTGGGGCGATCGCAGCGGAATTCTCGAGCGCGACGAAGAACTGTACGCCGCCGAAACCTGGAGCGCACAGCGCCAGAGCCGAATCTGA